One segment of Candidatus Paceibacterota bacterium DNA contains the following:
- the secD gene encoding protein translocase subunit SecD, translating to MIRIRIAAVTLLIAGALLGLFIYFTQQPGSSYPFKLGLDLNGGTHLEYQADVSKVQDGDIRGAMSTLRTVIERRINIFGVSEPLVQTEEATINGQKVEKLIVELPGVTDINQAIQLIGQTPTLQFKIYKGTGSSTPSNLDLSSTSTVNSQFEDTKLTGQYLQKATLEFNPQTNQPLVGLTFNSEGKQLFADITKANVGNIVGIFLDNQPISTPVVNEPILTGQAQISGNFTRQQAQDLVRNLNYGALPVPISLIGTESIGASLGADALAKSINAGIWGFIIVALFLILWYRLPGLLAVVSLGMYTLIMLTIFKLIPVVLTSAGLAGFILSIGMAVDANILIFERMKEEFRRGLSLEEGIREGFKRAWLSIRDSNLSSIITGLILYYFATSALVKGFALVFFIGVIVSMFTAITVSRTFLIAIGPKEGGKLSDFLFHRSFGKSKNLPPSNNL from the coding sequence ATGATACGAATTCGGATTGCGGCGGTGACACTTTTAATTGCCGGAGCTTTACTCGGGCTTTTTATTTATTTTACCCAGCAGCCAGGCTCCAGTTATCCGTTTAAGCTAGGGTTAGACCTAAACGGCGGAACACATTTGGAATATCAGGCAGATGTTTCAAAAGTCCAGGATGGAGACATTCGGGGAGCTATGAGCACGCTCAGAACTGTTATTGAACGACGTATTAATATCTTTGGCGTCTCCGAACCGCTCGTTCAGACCGAAGAAGCGACCATCAATGGCCAGAAAGTAGAGAAGTTAATTGTTGAATTGCCAGGCGTCACCGATATTAATCAGGCCATTCAATTAATCGGCCAGACTCCAACTTTGCAATTCAAGATTTATAAAGGTACGGGCTCAAGCACTCCTTCGAATTTGGATTTATCCAGTACCTCTACTGTCAATTCTCAATTCGAAGATACTAAATTAACCGGACAATATTTGCAGAAAGCCACTCTGGAATTTAATCCCCAGACCAATCAGCCGCTGGTCGGACTGACTTTTAATTCGGAAGGAAAGCAATTATTCGCCGATATTACCAAGGCCAATGTCGGAAACATTGTTGGCATCTTTTTGGATAATCAGCCAATTTCTACTCCAGTTGTTAATGAACCGATCTTAACGGGGCAAGCTCAAATCTCCGGCAACTTCACTCGCCAGCAAGCTCAGGACTTGGTGCGCAATCTTAATTACGGGGCCCTGCCGGTTCCAATTTCTTTGATCGGGACAGAGAGCATCGGCGCCTCTTTGGGCGCCGATGCTCTGGCCAAAAGCATCAATGCCGGTATCTGGGGCTTTATCATTGTGGCGCTCTTTCTAATTCTTTGGTATCGGTTGCCAGGACTTTTGGCCGTCGTTTCTCTCGGTATGTACACCTTGATCATGCTCACGATTTTTAAATTAATTCCAGTAGTGCTGACTTCAGCAGGTTTGGCCGGCTTCATTCTCTCAATTGGTATGGCGGTGGATGCTAACATTTTGATCTTTGAACGAATGAAAGAAGAATTTCGCCGTGGCTTGAGTTTGGAAGAGGGAATTAGAGAAGGTTTTAAACGAGCTTGGCTTTCCATTCGAGATAGTAATCTCTCCAGCATTATTACCGGCCTGATTCTTTATTATTTTGCCACCTCCGCTTTAGTGAAAGGCTTTGCTCTAGTTTTCTTCATTGGTGTTATTGTTAGTATGTTCACCGCTATTACAGTTTCCAGAACTTTCTTAATCGCCATAGGACCGAAAGAAGGCGGCAAACTTTCCGATTTCCTTTTTCATCGGTCTTTTGGGAAATCGAAAAATTTGCCGCCCTCTAACAACCTTTAA